One Streptomyces umbrinus genomic window, GGCGCGCTCGCAGGGTTCCGAGGCCCGCCCGGCGGTGACCGCCCTGGTGCTGGGCGCGCTGGCCCGGGCAGGCGCTTCGCGGGAGCGGCTGGCGGCCGAGGTGGCGGTGTGCGAGACGGGCTTCACCCATGAACTCGACCGTACGGGACGGGAGTTGACGCATGTCGTGACGACCGTGCTGCGCGGTCTGCTGCGCGCCGCGCCCGGTTCGGAAGCGCTGTCGCTGCTGCGGGACGCTCTCGTCGAGGGCGCGGTCACCGATCCGCGTCGCGAGCACCGCCGTTGCTGGGGCTACCGGCTCGCTCCCTTCCACGGACCGCCGTCGCCGCTGCACACCGCACAGGCCGTGGTCGCGCTGGACCGTGCGGCCCGGGTGCTGGGCGGCGAGAGCGCCAACGGCCGCGCGGCCCGCGAGGACGGCGTGCGCTGGCTGCTGGCCTGCCCGGACGCCCCGCACGACGCCTGCCTCGATCTGGCCAACCTCCGCGAGGAGGTGCGCAGGCCCCGCACCGACGACCCGTCCCGCCACGAGGTCCTGAACGTACGGCACTTCACCGCTTCGTGGGTCGTCCGCGCCCTGCTCACCCCCGGCGCCCGGGACATCGCCCGCGAGGACGGCCTGGAGGAGGAGTGGCGGGACCGGCTGAACGGCGCGGTCAGCGCGGTGTGGGCCGGGCAGACGGACGGCATATGGACCTGGGTCCGCGACGACACCAGCGAGCTGCGCCGCCCCATGTGGATGACCTATCAGGGCCTTTCGGCGCTGCGGGCTCATGCCGTATGGGTATACCAACCGCATGGCTGAGACAGGAGAAGCGTGCATGGGTGGTCGGCAGGTCCTGGCGGCTCGGAGGCTGCTCGCCGAGGCACTGGACGGCGAACTGCCCGAACACGAACGGGTGTTGGCGGCCCGCTCGGTCGTCGCCGAACTGGGTTCCCCCGACCGGCTGTTGGAGCTGACCGCCGAACTCGCCTCCGGTGAGGGCGACCCGGAGGGCTGCGCCCGCCTGTCGTACCGCCATGTCCTCGGCTTCGACAAGCTCCTGCTCATCGACGGCGGTCCGCACCACATGCTGCGCGCCCATCTGTGGCACGCGGGGCGTGGGGTGATCGGCAAGGAGGACATCCACAACCACCGTTCCCCGCTTGCCTCTTACGTCGTGCGGGGGCGTCTGGCGATGGAGCTGTACGCGCCCCGGGAGGGCGGCAGTGTCGAGGCGGACCGCTACCGGGAGTCCCTGGCGGACGAGTCGGCCGACTGGCTGCTGGAGCCGACGGGACCGGCCCGGCTGCACCTCACGCAGGTCGCGGAGTACGCGGCGGGCAGCACCTACGCCCTGCCGGCGCACACCCTGCACCGCGCGTGGTGCGACACGGCCGAGCCGACGGTGACGCTCTTCCTGGAGACGGGGAGCGGACGGCGGCAGCACACCGACGTGTTCACGGCGGCGGGGCCGCATCCGGGGTCGGTGCCGAAGGTGCCGCTCGACGTGGCCGACTATCTGGCCGAACTCGACGCGCTGGCGGAGCTGCTCAGAAGCTCGTGAGGGCCTGTCGGACGATGTCCAGGTTGTACGCGTCGATGTCGACGCTGTCCAGCTCGGCGGGGCTCAGCCAGACGTACCGCTGATCCGGCTTCTGGAGGGTGATGTGCCAGGAGAGGGGCTTGACCAGGAAGTTGTCCTGCCAGTTCTTGATCTCGTGCCCTTGGTACTCACTCACGAACGATGATTCGCCGACCTTCCGGACGACCTCGCCGAGCAGGCCCGTCTCTTCCTTGAGCTCCCGCAGCACCCCGTCCTCGGGACTCTCGCCGGGCTCCAGCTTTCCGCAGGGAACGCCCCACACCAGGGGCAGGAACCGCTCGGTCTCACTGCGGCGCACCAACAGCACACGGCCTTCGTGCATCACGACGGCGGCCGCCAGTCGCTTGTCGCCGGGGATCTCCATGTCCATGGTTCCTCGGTCCCTCGGTTCCTCGCCGGTCGGAGTCCACAGGGTTCTATACCCACGAAAACATCAACGCTACCAGGGTCACCCAAGGGTGTCCGGCCGTTGGGAGCCGGGCCGTACGAGCGCCTGCACCTCGCCGTACGTCGGTGCCGGCCCCTCGACGGACCGGCCCGCGCGGATCAGGGCCGCCGTCTCCACCGCCGCGCCCAGGGCCCTGCGGTAGAGGAGCGAGCCGAGGCTGATACGGCGTACGCCCAGGTCGGCGAGGGCGGGCACGGTCGGACCGGTGGGCGAGTAGAGGATGTTGAGGGGAATGTCCAGGGTCTTCAACAGGGCGGTGATCCGGGACGGTTCGGAGAGGCCCGGGACGAACACGCCGTCGGCGCCCGCCTGTTGATAGGCGTCGAGGCGTCGGCTCGTGTCGTCCAAATCACCGGCGCCGCCATCGCCGTCGCCGCCCAGCCAGTGGGTGTCGGTCCGGGCGTTCACGAACAGGCCCGGTACGGCGGACTTCACCGCCGCGATCTTCGCCGCGTGGAGTTCGAAGGGTGTCAGGGTGCCGTCGGGACGGCCGTCCTCCAGGTTGATGCCCACGGCCCCGACGGCCACCAGCTCGCGGGACACCCCGGCGACCTCGTCCGGGTCGTCACTGAAACCGCCCTCGGCGTCGACCGAGAGGAGGAACGGGCCGCTGCTCAGCGCCAGGGCCAGATTGAGCGTCGCGTCACGGGTCGCCGCCGCCCCGTCGGGCAGTCCGGCGGCCGCGGCCACTCCCAGGCTGGTCGTGCCGACCGCCGCGAAGCCCTGGGCGGCCAGGGCCGCCGCCGAGGCGTGGTCCCAGGCGTTGGGAAGCAGCAGCGGGGCGTCGGCGTGGTGGAGTGCGGCGAAGGCTGTCACGGCGTGCCGCCCAGGTCTCCCACGGCGTCGGCGTAGTACGTGGATCCCGTGAGGTGGAAGGCGAGTTGACGGAAGGTCCAGCCCTCTCCGGGCGAGTGGTCGAGCTGTTCCTCGGTGAGCGCGGACAACCGGTTCGCCCACATCCGGGCCAGCCGGCCGAGCCTGCTGCGGGCCTCGTCCAGGTCCTCCTGGGTGAAGGGCGCGAGATCGGCCGGTGTGGTGGTCGCGGAGGCGTGCCAGTGGTCGGGCAGCGGGCGCTCGCCGACGAGCCGTGCCTCCAGTTCGGCGAGGTGGTCGACCAGGTGGTCGGCGACCCTGCGGACGGCCTTGTGCGGGGTGTAGACACGGTCGTCGACGTGGGCGGGCGTCCCGTCCCAGGCGGTCCAGGTCGCGGCCAGGGCGAGGACGTGGTCGACCATGGCGGTGACCGCTTCCGCCGGGTTGCGGTCGTCGGTGGCCGGGGCGTCGTACCCGGAGGCCGCAGGTGCCGCGGTGCGTGCTTCGGACGTGGTCATACGGCAACGCTAGGGGCGGAACGCTTCGGTACTCGCCGAACAGTCCGGGACCCGGAGGCGGACCCGCTCCCTCCGTGCAACCCCTGCCGGGACTCGGGCGTCTCAACCAGCGCCGGGCACCCCTGCGTGCCCGGTACGGGGGAGGACGGCGCGATGGCCGACAAGGGGAAACACGGATTCGTCCGGAGCGTGCGCCGGTTCTTCTGGCTGCCCCGGGACATGCCACGCCGTCCGGCCGCGGCGATGCCCCTGGTGCGGGCGTGGCTGTTCGCGCTGGCTGTGGGGGCCCTCTTCGCGGTGTTCACCCCGGACGACGATGTCCTGACGCCGTCGATCATGACGGTCGTCGTGTGGGTGGCCACGCTCGACGACGTGATCAAAGGTGTGCGGCACCGCTGGCCGGCCTTCCTGATCTCGTGGGCCGTCGGCTGGGGTCTCGCCCGGCTCCTGTCCGTGAAGCTGCCGGGTCTCGGCGATTCCCACTGGGACGAGTTCGCCGCCTTCGCTCCGGCGACGGCGGTGTCCGTGGTCATGTTCGTCGAGATCACCCGGCTGCCCCAGAACCGACACCTGTGACCCGCGCGCTCAGACGCCCGGCCGCTCGGTGCCGACCGTGACCGCGCCGTCGTCCAGCCGGGCCCGTACCTCGCGCCCACCGCTCCAGCAGGCATGGATCTCGTTCGTCCCGTCCACGACGGTCAAGGTCACAGACTCCTCCAGCGGGACCGGATCCGGCTCGGCGGTGAGACGGGCGAGCGCGACGAAGACGGTGTCGGTTGCGGCCGTGACACCGGTCAAGCCGTCGGACGATGCGCTCAACAGACCGTGAATGGGCCGGAGTTCGGCTTGTGCGCCACTCTCCCCGGTCGCCCACCCAGTGACCCGTACCGCCGTGCCCTCCGGCGCGGCCGACACCCGGAACGCCCGTACCTCCACCGCGCCCTCGGCCAGCACGAGGCTCGTGACGCGGGCACCGGAGGCCGTCGTGTGCCGGGAGGCCACCCAGCCCTCGCCGACACCCAACGGCTCGATGCCGGTGCGGCTCGGGTCGTCTCCGACGATCACGCTGTTGTCGTACGACGTTGAGGGCGTCGTCACCGTCGAGTACGCGAGCCGTGTGTAGTACGGGTCGTAGCGGACGTCCTCGCTGCCGTGGTTGTGGAGGCGGACCAGACCGTCCGAACTCGTGGACTGCAGAAGCCAGTTGGGCGGGCCGATCGGGTGGGACTCGTCAGCCCGGTCCGCCGGTCGAGGCTCCTCTGTCGCAGTCCACACCTCGTGGTCCGGCGGGAGCAGCAGGCCGAGGAAGCCCTTGCTCGCCCAGTACGGGGAGGCGGGGCCCGAATAGCCTTGCAGGACGGCCGAGTCGGGGCCGTGCCAGCCGAGGGTGAGCAGGCCGTGGCCGTCGACGGCTCCCCGGTCGAGGAAGTACTTCAGCGCGCCGGACCCCAGTCGCCGCGTCCCGCCCGGCGACAGGGGCGTACGGCCGGTGAGCGCGCCGAGCCAGAGGGGCGCGGTCGTCGCGAAGCGGTAGGTCAGTGAGCGGCCCTGGTGCATCGGCGCACCGTCGCCGCCGAACAGGCGGGCGTAGTCCGCGAGATGGGCCGAGAGACGGCCGCCGTAGAGGTCCAGCAGCCGCTCGTCGTCGGCCAGCCAGGCGTGCAGCACCGGGTACAGGTGCATGGCCCAGCCGTTGTAGTAGTCGAAGGCGCGCCCGTCGCCGTCGGTGTACCAGCCGTCGCCGACGTACCACTGCTCGATGCGGTCGAGGCCCCGGTCGATCGCGGCACGGGACAGCGTGGGCTCGTACCCGATGTCCTCCAGGAAGCCGCCGACCGTCACCGGGAACAACTCCCAGTTGCAGGGCCAGGGTTCGGCCGTCAGCGCGTCGCCGAGCCAGGCCGCGGCCCGCTGCCGTACTCCGTCGTCGAGGCGGTCCCAGAGGAGGGGCCGGGTGAGGCGCAGGGCGAGGGCGATGGAGGCGGCCTCGACGAGGGGCTGGCTGCGGTCCTCGATGCGCGGCCAGATGCCGGCCGTTCCGGCGGCGAGGCCTTCGGCATACCGTTCCAGGGCCTTCTCGTCGCGGCGGAAGGCCGCCAGCATCAGCGTACGGGCGTATCCCTCCAGGCCGTCGGAGAGGCGGCCCGACCAGCTCGTGTGCTCGCCGGGCAGGTGATAGAGGGCGCGGTCCTCGGTCGCGTACGGCTCCACGGCCGCGAGCAGGGAGTCGGCCGCCGCCTCCCAGTGCGCGCGTGTGTAGCCGGTGTGCGGGCTGAGGGCGCGGTCCTCGGGGATTCCGGCGGGGCCTGCGGACATCGGTCGGGCTTCCTGTCTCGCTCGGGTGGAATGTGTGTACCTGGGACGCCCCGGTTCCGGACGGGACGCCCCAGGAGTCCAGCTCACCTCACCAGGCGCTCGGGCACCAGGTGTTGGGCAAGTAGTTCGTCGCGGACGAGTTCCGCGTACGCCGTCGCGCCGTACGCGGAGGTGTGCGTGTTGTCCCTTTTCTCGTTGTAGAGGTAGAGCGCCTTGGAGCCCTCGACACCCAGTGACTCGACCAGGGCCTTCGTCCTGGCCGTGAGGTCGATGAGCGGCACGTCGCGGGCGGCGGCGACCGAGCGGGTGACGGCCGGATGGTCGACGCCCAGGCCGTTCACCAGCAGGGCCGTGCCGTTGTTGAGAGTGCCGTCACTGTTGAACCAGCGGCGGACGATCGGAGTGACCAGAACCGGTCGGCCACCCTTGTCCCGTACGCCCGCGACGAGCGTTTCGAGGTTCGCGCGGTACGTCGCCTCGTCGGTCTGCTTGTCGTTGTGGGCCAGCTGGATGAGAACGAGGTCACCCTTGCGGATCAACGGCTGGACGGTCCCGAAGAGCCGCGGGTCGGCGAGGTAGGTGACCGTACTCTCCCCGGAATCCCCGTAGTTGGCGACCGAGACGCCCTTGCGAAGGTACTGCGGAAGTTGCTGGCCCCAGCCGGAGTAGGGGTCACCCGGCTGATCGCAGACCGTCGAGTCACCGACGAGGAAGATCTGGCGGGTGTGCCGGACGGCGGCCGGAGTGACCCGGATGTCGGCGAGCGCGGGCGCCGAGCCGCCGACGACCAGGTCGAGACCGGGCGTGCCCTCGGCTCCGGTGGGTTCACCCTCGGGCGTGCGGACGTTCACGGTGAAGGTGCGGGTCACCGCCTCGCCCGCCCCGGTGGGCGTCTCGGCGAGCAGGGTGCGCCGCGTCTCACCGGTGATGCCGGTGCTCGCCGCGGTGTCACCGCCGAGCCGGACACGCACGTCGTACGTGCCGGGCGCGACGTCGAAGTGGCATGCCGTCGCGGTGCAGTTCGCCATCCCCATACCCGTCCCCGTCCCCGTCCCGCGGCCGTGTGCCTGGGCCGGGACGGCGGACAGAGCCGTGGCGGTGGTCAGCGCGGCCAGCAGGGTGATCGTCATGCGTCTCAACGCGACTCCTCAATTCCCTCAAGTCCCTCGGGTCCACTGCTGGTTGGTCGCCCCGTTGCACGTGTACGTGATGATCGCGGCGGAGTCGGCGGTGGAAGCGCCGTTCACGTCAAGGCACTCGCCGCTCGCGCGGGACGTGATGGTCACGTAGGAGCCGCTGGTGGTGAGCGACCACTGCTGGCTGGTCGCCGAGGAGCTGCAGTTCTCCTGGGTGACGGTGTTGGCGTTCTCCTGGACGCACAGGGAGCTGCCTCGGACGTTCAGTTGGTAGTAGCCGCTGCCCAGGGACTTGAACCAGTACTTCTGGTTGTTGCCGCCGTTGCAGGTGTACTGCTTGATCTGGGCGCCCGCCCACAGCGACTGGCTGGTCACGTCGGCGCACTTGGAGGAGTGGCGGGCGATCAGCGTGTTGTAGGCGGCGCTCGTTCCGGTGACCGTCCCGGCGGTCGTGTCGACGGTGACCTCCGGGGACCAGGACATGGACATCGTGGTCGAACTCGGGAAGGTCAACGGCAGCCACACATAACGGGAGTCGTTGACCGTGCCGCCGAACGCGTTGCCCCAGCGGTCGCCCATGTAGAGGTACGAGGTGCCCGAACTCCCCTGTACGGGAAGGACGTACGCGGTCTGCGAGCCGTAGGTCGTCGAGTCGCCGACGTTCGTCATCGCCGTCCAGGGGCC contains:
- a CDS encoding rhamnogalacturonan acetylesterase yields the protein MTITLLAALTTATALSAVPAQAHGRGTGTGTGMGMANCTATACHFDVAPGTYDVRVRLGGDTAASTGITGETRRTLLAETPTGAGEAVTRTFTVNVRTPEGEPTGAEGTPGLDLVVGGSAPALADIRVTPAAVRHTRQIFLVGDSTVCDQPGDPYSGWGQQLPQYLRKGVSVANYGDSGESTVTYLADPRLFGTVQPLIRKGDLVLIQLAHNDKQTDEATYRANLETLVAGVRDKGGRPVLVTPIVRRWFNSDGTLNNGTALLVNGLGVDHPAVTRSVAAARDVPLIDLTARTKALVESLGVEGSKALYLYNEKRDNTHTSAYGATAYAELVRDELLAQHLVPERLVR
- a CDS encoding NUDIX hydrolase, whose amino-acid sequence is MDMEIPGDKRLAAAVVMHEGRVLLVRRSETERFLPLVWGVPCGKLEPGESPEDGVLRELKEETGLLGEVVRKVGESSFVSEYQGHEIKNWQDNFLVKPLSWHITLQKPDQRYVWLSPAELDSVDIDAYNLDIVRQALTSF
- a CDS encoding isocitrate lyase/PEP mutase family protein; the protein is MTAFAALHHADAPLLLPNAWDHASAAALAAQGFAAVGTTSLGVAAAAGLPDGAAATRDATLNLALALSSGPFLLSVDAEGGFSDDPDEVAGVSRELVAVGAVGINLEDGRPDGTLTPFELHAAKIAAVKSAVPGLFVNARTDTHWLGGDGDGGAGDLDDTSRRLDAYQQAGADGVFVPGLSEPSRITALLKTLDIPLNILYSPTGPTVPALADLGVRRISLGSLLYRRALGAAVETAALIRAGRSVEGPAPTYGEVQALVRPGSQRPDTLG
- a CDS encoding DUF2264 domain-containing protein, which codes for MSAGPAGIPEDRALSPHTGYTRAHWEAAADSLLAAVEPYATEDRALYHLPGEHTSWSGRLSDGLEGYARTLMLAAFRRDEKALERYAEGLAAGTAGIWPRIEDRSQPLVEAASIALALRLTRPLLWDRLDDGVRQRAAAWLGDALTAEPWPCNWELFPVTVGGFLEDIGYEPTLSRAAIDRGLDRIEQWYVGDGWYTDGDGRAFDYYNGWAMHLYPVLHAWLADDERLLDLYGGRLSAHLADYARLFGGDGAPMHQGRSLTYRFATTAPLWLGALTGRTPLSPGGTRRLGSGALKYFLDRGAVDGHGLLTLGWHGPDSAVLQGYSGPASPYWASKGFLGLLLPPDHEVWTATEEPRPADRADESHPIGPPNWLLQSTSSDGLVRLHNHGSEDVRYDPYYTRLAYSTVTTPSTSYDNSVIVGDDPSRTGIEPLGVGEGWVASRHTTASGARVTSLVLAEGAVEVRAFRVSAAPEGTAVRVTGWATGESGAQAELRPIHGLLSASSDGLTGVTAATDTVFVALARLTAEPDPVPLEESVTLTVVDGTNEIHACWSGGREVRARLDDGAVTVGTERPGV